A region of Massilia sp. KIM DNA encodes the following proteins:
- a CDS encoding family 10 glycosylhydrolase encodes MHKLLLAAAATMLAASISHAGAQEASPKRELRGVWISTHLSLDWPNRLQTPAQQRAALAAILDHNKATGMNAAFFQVRSQADAMYPSAYEPWSYYLTNQQGSAPAPAWDPLQYALEETRKRGLEFHAWINPYRAVANTASEANNAQYAPNHVSRTHPEWLLQVGTVKILNPGLPQVREHVVKVITDIVERYDVDGIHFDDYFYPNGAINDDAAYQADPRGFPDTAAGRADWRRDNIDLLIARVNDSIRAAKPWVKFGVSPSGIYRSSTDPAIGSPTSSGASQHYLSMFADTRKWIREGWVDYLAPQVYWYMGQAGSDYSLLVPWWNDNAYERHMYIGIADYKMNTAGWTDPNQINRQIALNRSLPGISGQIHFRHAFLQGDLLGYRSSLMNATYKRPALLPLMPWKGTATPSAPGALAASVAQDNAVQLSWDAPAEAADEMEKTRRYAIYRGEQRDMDLDAPGALLAATDAAGTVFIDKSVEAGKYYYYTVTALNRHSAESPRAAPVSNDFEPPMVRTRPASVTLANGAASITAAEVDGGSSDNWGVESLSLSRASFSCADIGIQSVALTVLDKGGNTASGEASVQVNGVQPQPLVASSAPQGLTLGYGPQSVTLTVSDKDGAAAEYAWSPATGLSSASGPVTTFTPTGPGTFSFTVQAASAQGCYAQASVTVPVIDARCEGGKVAVCHKTGSASHPGQQICVAPEAVEAHLRKGSTLGVCGS; translated from the coding sequence ATGCACAAACTTTTGCTTGCCGCGGCAGCCACGATGCTGGCCGCTTCGATCTCCCATGCCGGCGCCCAGGAGGCCTCGCCCAAGCGCGAACTGCGCGGCGTGTGGATCAGCACCCACCTGAGCCTGGACTGGCCGAACCGCCTCCAGACGCCCGCGCAGCAGCGCGCGGCGCTGGCGGCGATCCTCGACCACAACAAGGCGACCGGCATGAACGCGGCCTTTTTCCAGGTGCGCAGCCAGGCCGACGCCATGTACCCGAGCGCGTACGAACCCTGGTCCTACTACCTCACCAACCAGCAGGGCAGCGCGCCGGCGCCGGCCTGGGATCCGCTCCAGTACGCCCTGGAAGAGACCCGCAAGCGGGGCCTGGAATTCCACGCCTGGATCAATCCCTATCGCGCGGTGGCCAACACCGCCAGCGAAGCCAACAACGCGCAGTACGCGCCCAATCACGTGTCGCGCACCCATCCGGAATGGCTGCTGCAAGTGGGCACGGTGAAGATCTTGAACCCCGGCCTGCCGCAGGTGCGCGAACACGTCGTCAAGGTCATCACGGACATCGTCGAGCGCTACGACGTCGACGGCATCCATTTCGACGACTACTTCTATCCGAATGGGGCCATCAACGACGACGCGGCCTACCAGGCCGACCCGCGCGGCTTCCCCGACACGGCGGCGGGCCGGGCCGACTGGCGGCGCGACAACATCGACCTCCTGATCGCGCGCGTGAACGACAGCATCCGCGCCGCCAAGCCCTGGGTGAAGTTCGGCGTTTCGCCCTCCGGCATCTACCGCAGCAGCACCGATCCGGCGATCGGTTCGCCGACCTCGAGCGGGGCGTCCCAGCACTACCTCAGCATGTTCGCCGACACCCGCAAATGGATCCGCGAGGGCTGGGTGGACTACCTGGCGCCCCAGGTCTACTGGTACATGGGGCAGGCCGGTTCCGACTACAGCCTGCTGGTCCCCTGGTGGAACGACAACGCCTACGAGCGCCACATGTACATCGGGATCGCGGACTACAAGATGAACACCGCCGGGTGGACCGATCCGAACCAGATCAACCGCCAGATCGCCCTGAACCGCTCCCTGCCAGGGATCTCCGGACAGATCCACTTCCGCCACGCCTTCCTGCAGGGCGACCTGCTCGGCTACCGCAGCAGCCTGATGAACGCGACCTACAAGCGGCCGGCCCTGCTGCCCCTGATGCCCTGGAAGGGGACGGCGACGCCGTCCGCACCAGGCGCTCTGGCGGCCAGCGTCGCGCAGGACAATGCGGTGCAGCTCAGCTGGGACGCGCCGGCCGAGGCCGCGGACGAGATGGAAAAGACCCGTCGTTACGCGATCTATCGCGGCGAGCAGCGCGACATGGACCTGGACGCGCCCGGCGCGCTGCTGGCCGCCACCGACGCGGCCGGCACGGTCTTCATCGACAAGAGCGTCGAGGCGGGCAAGTATTACTACTACACGGTCACGGCCCTGAACCGCCACAGCGCCGAGAGTCCACGCGCCGCCCCGGTCAGCAACGACTTCGAGCCGCCGATGGTGCGCACGCGCCCAGCCTCCGTCACCCTGGCCAATGGCGCGGCCTCGATCACGGCGGCGGAGGTCGATGGCGGCAGCAGCGACAACTGGGGCGTCGAGTCGCTCAGCCTGTCGCGCGCCAGCTTCTCTTGCGCGGACATCGGGATCCAGTCGGTAGCGCTGACGGTGCTCGACAAGGGCGGCAATACGGCGAGCGGCGAGGCCAGCGTGCAGGTGAACGGTGTGCAGCCGCAGCCGCTGGTAGCGAGCAGCGCGCCGCAGGGGCTGACTTTGGGCTACGGGCCGCAGAGCGTGACGCTGACCGTGAGTGACAAGGATGGAGCGGCGGCCGAGTATGCCTGGAGTCCGGCGACCGGTTTGTCGAGCGCGAGCGGGCCGGTGACGACGTTTACGCCGACTGGGCCCGGGACCTTCAGCTTCACGGTGCAGGCGGCGAGCGCCCAGGGGTGCTATGCGCAGGCTAGCGTGACGGTGCCTGTCATCGATGCGCGCTGCGAAGGGGGGAAGGTGGCGGTTTGCCACAAGACGGGTAGTGCGTCGCATCCGGGGCAGCAGATCTGCGTGGCGCCGGAGGCGGTGGAGGCGCATCTGCGCAAGGGAAGTACGCTGGGGGTCTGCGGGTCTTGA
- a CDS encoding transporter: MHLPTWPKLFAMTGFLCAAPLALALDDGIVTDRPDFVESSLVVGKGRLQVETSLLLERDRNPQARARSVSTPTLLRVGVGDTLELRAETDGRVRARQFEAASGVTERALGYADTALGLKWHALDAEGGRPSVGVLLHADLDSGSRAFRGEGVRPSLRVAAEWDLARDWSLGVMPGIGQERDEDGRRYRYGILGVVLGKELGEGLRGFAELALPQIARGRHGGTQASFDLGAAWLLSRDCQLDAMFSRGLNGRTPDTAFTVGLSFRR; this comes from the coding sequence ATGCACCTGCCCACCTGGCCAAAGCTGTTCGCCATGACCGGTTTCCTGTGCGCCGCGCCCCTGGCGCTGGCGCTTGATGACGGCATCGTCACCGACCGCCCGGATTTCGTCGAATCGAGCCTGGTGGTGGGCAAGGGCCGTCTCCAGGTCGAGACCAGCCTGCTGCTGGAACGCGACCGCAACCCGCAGGCAAGGGCGCGCAGCGTGTCCACGCCGACCTTGCTGCGGGTCGGCGTGGGCGACACGCTGGAGTTGCGGGCAGAGACCGATGGCCGGGTCCGCGCCCGCCAGTTCGAGGCTGCCAGCGGCGTCACCGAACGCGCGCTTGGCTACGCCGACACCGCCCTCGGGCTGAAATGGCATGCGCTGGATGCGGAGGGCGGCCGTCCTTCGGTGGGCGTGCTGCTGCATGCGGACCTGGACAGCGGCTCGCGCGCCTTTCGCGGCGAGGGCGTGCGGCCTTCGCTGCGCGTGGCGGCCGAGTGGGACTTGGCGCGCGACTGGTCGCTGGGCGTGATGCCGGGGATCGGCCAGGAGCGCGACGAGGACGGCCGGCGCTACCGCTACGGCATCCTCGGTGTGGTGCTGGGCAAGGAGCTCGGGGAGGGTTTGCGCGGCTTCGCCGAACTGGCGCTGCCGCAGATCGCGCGTGGCCGCCACGGCGGCACCCAGGCCAGCTTCGACCTCGGCGCCGCCTGGCTGCTGTCTCGCGACTGCCAGCTCGACGCCATGTTCTCGCGCGGCCTGAACGGCCGCACGCCCGATACCGCGTTCACGGTCGGCCTGTCGTTCCGGCGCTAG